Proteins from a single region of Corylus avellana chromosome ca11, CavTom2PMs-1.0:
- the LOC132165803 gene encoding subtilisin-like protease SBT6.1 isoform X1, producing MITRQTSSSSFTFTFLSLSFLVLFISLFLLRFRPTPLASQTLTLNPSLPNSTLPRPQAPRNYYIVRFLQYRLAEEHRAYLESGVRSDGWEWIERKNPAAKYPTDFGLVSIQELAIERVVGEIGKLGLVKDVNLDLSYRRDLLGEENRARARVGAFVDGKKRPGKIFTAMSFSEGEGEYHSAISNASVKLGRQLLMQRSQVTSLFGAEVLWSKGYTGAKVKMAIFDTGIRANHPHFRNIKERTNWTNEDTLNDNLGHGTFVAGVIAGGDAECLGFAPDTEIYAFRVFTDAQVSYTSWFLDAFNYAIATNMDVLNLSIGGPDYLDLPFVEKVWEITANNIIMVSAIGNDGPLYGTLNNPADQSDVIGVGGIDYSDHIASFSSRGMSTWEIPHGYGRVKPDVVAYGRESMGSKISTGCKSLSGTSVASPVVAGVVCLLVSIIPESSRKDILNPASMKQALVEGAAKLSGPNMYEQGAGRVDLLESFEILKNYQPRASIFPGVLDYTDCPYSWPFCRQPLYAGAMPVIFNATILNGMGVIGYVESPPTWHPSDDEGNLLSIHFTYSEVIWPWTGYLALHMQIKDEGFQFSGEIEGNVTLQVYSPPAQGEKGHRISTCVLQLKLKVIPTPARSKRILWDQFHSIKYPPGYIPRDSLDVRNDILDWHGDHLHTNFHIMFNMLRDAGYYVETLGSPLTCFDARQYGTLLLVDLEDEYFEEEIEKLRDDVISSGLGLAVFAEWYNVDTMVKMRFFDDNTRSWWTPVTGGANIPALNDLLAPFGIAFGDKILNGDFSIDGEQSRYASGTDIVRFPEGGFVHSFPFLDSSESGATQNLLLTSGMTKADSPILGLLDVGKGRIAVYGDSNCLDSSHMVTNCYWLLRKILEYTSGSIRDPMLFSNSVKQYTSLYVEDNQLPSRRTDVNFSTYSAVIGKELICRSDSKYEIWGTKGYNLQVRGRKLPGYHAIDLGRGLNSTVDTSNLRSPKLPGKNKGDSGNRYLGGLFYRDELDMPVLGASHWLVPAVIAVTGILLFLGFWRIRQKRRRRRKGSGSGRFANL from the exons ATGATCACCCGCCaaacctcctcctcctcctttacCTTCACGTTCCTATCACTCTCTTTCCTCGTCCTCTTCATTTCCCTCTTTCTCCTCCGTTTCAGACCCACTCCTCTCGCATctcaaaccctaaccctaaatcCCTCACTACCCAATTCGACTCTGCCTCGACCCCAAGCCCCTCGCAACTACTACATCGTCCGGTTCCTCCAGTACAGGCTTGCGGAGGAGCACCGGGCTTATCTGGAATCGGGGGTTCGATCCGACGGCTGGGAATGGATCGAGCGGAAGAACCCGGCAGCCAAGTACCCGACCGATTTTGGGTTGGTGTCGATCCAGGAGTTGGCGATAGAGAGGGTGGTAGGGGAGATTGGGAAGCTGGGTCTGGTGAAGGATGTGAATTTGGATTTAAGCTACAGGAGGGATTTGCTTGGGGAGGAGAACAGGGCTAGGGCTAGGGTTGGGGCTTTTGTGGACGGGAAGAAGCGTCCGGGGAAGATTTTCACGGCGATGTCATTTAGCGAGGGCGAGGGCGAGTATCACTCCGCAATTAGTAATGCTTCGGTTAAATTGGGACGCCAGCTCTTGATGCAg AGATCTCAAGTTACTTCCTTGTTTGGAGCGGAAGTTCTTTGGTCAAAAGGGTATACTGGTGCAAAAGTCAAGATGGCCATATTTGACACTGGCATTCGAGCTAATCACCCACATTTTCGTAATATCAAG GAGCGTACAAACTGGACAAATGAGGATACGCTAAATGACAATCTTGGACATGGGACATTTGTTGCTGGTGTTATTGCTGGTGGAGATGCAGAGTGTCTTGGTTTTGCTCCAGATACCGAGATTTATGCTTTTCGCGTATTTACTGATGCACAG GTATCATACACGTCATGGTTCCTTGATGCATTCAACTATGCCATTGCAACCAATATGGATGTACTGAATTTGAGTATAGGTGGACCTGATTACTTGGATCTCCCGTTTGTGGAGAAG GTTTGGGAAATAACAGCAAATAACATTATTATGGTTTCGGCAATTGGAAATGATGGACCACTTTATGGCACTTTAAACAATCCAGCAGACCAAAGTGATGTCATTGGTGTTGGTGGCATTGACTACAGTGACCACATAGCCTCATTTTCTTCACGTGGCATGAGTACTTGGGAGATTCCTCATGG TTATGGTCGTGTGAAGCCAGATGTTGTTGCATATGGACGAGAAAGTATGGGTTCCAAAATCAGTACTGGTTGTAAAAGTTTATCAGGCACTAGTGTGGCAAGTCCTGTGGTTGCTGGTGTTGTATGCTTGCTTGTTAGCATCATCCCTGAAAGCAGTCGGAAAGATATTTTAAATCCGGCAAGCATGAAACAAGCATTGGTTGAGGGAGCTGCGAAGCTTTCAGGTCCCAATATGTATGAGCAGGGTGCTGGCAGAGTTGATCT GTTAGAATCATTCGAAATCCTTAAGAACTACCAACCGCGGGCAAGCATCTTTCCTGGTGTTCTGGATTATACAGATTGCCCTTATTCCTGGCCTTTTTGTCGCCAACCACTTTATGCAGGTGCCATGCCTGTTATCTTTAATGCCACTATTCTGAATGGGATGGGTGTAATTGGCTATGTTGAAAGCCCACCAACATGGCATCCTTCCGATGATGAAGGGAATCTTTTAAGCATTCACTTTACTTATTCGGAGGTCATTTGGCCTTGGACTGGTTATTTAGCGCTGCACATGCAAATTAAGGACGAAGGCTTCCAGTTTTCTGGAGAGATTGAAGGCAATGTCACTCTTCAGGTGTACAGTCCTCCAGCTCAAGGAGAGAAGGGTCATCGGATTAGCACATGTGTGCTTCAGTTGAAGTTAAAAGTGATTCCAACTCCAGCAAGATCAAAACGTATTTTGTGGGACCAGTTCCACAGTATTAAGTATCCTCCTGGTTATATTCCAAGAGACTCTCTGGATGTTCGTAATGACATTCTTGACTGGCATGGAGATCACCTGCATACAAATTTTCATATTATGTTCAACATGTTACGAGATGCTGGATACTATGTTGAAACTCTTGGTTCTCCTCTTACATGCTTTGATGCTCGCCAGTACGGAACACTTCTGCTGGTAGATCTTGAAGATGAGTACTTTGAGGAGGAGATTGAAAAACTGAGGGATGATGTTATTAGCAGCGGATTGGGGCTGGCTGTATTTGCTGAGTGGTATAATGTTGACACAATGgttaaaatgagattttttgaTGATAACACACGCAGCTGGTGGACTCCAGTTACTGGAGGCGCAAATATTCCAGCGCTGAATGATCTTTTGGCCCCATTTGGGATTGCTTTTGGAGATAAGATTCTAAATGGTGATTTTTCTATTGACGGTGAGCAGAGTCGATATGCATCTGGAACAGATATCGTGAGGTTTCCTGAAGGTGGTTTTGTGCATAGCTTCCCTTTCCTGGATAGCTCAGAGAGTGGTGCCACTCAAAATTTATTGTTGACTTCTGGCATGACTAAG GCGGACTCTCCCATTCTTGGTCTTTTGGATGTGGGCAAAGGTCGCATTGCAGTATATGGAGACTCCAATTGTTTGGACAGCAGCCATATGGTTACCAACTGTTATTGGCTTTTGAGGAAAATTTTAGAGTACACTAGTGGGAGCATTAGAGATCCGATGCTTTTCTCCAATTCAGTTAAACAATACACATCCTTGTATGTAGAAGACAACCAATTACCTTCTCGCAGAACTGATGTAAATTTCTCTACATATTCTGCTGTAATAGGAAAGGAATTGATCTGTAGGAGTGactccaaatatgaaatatggGGGACTAAGGGATACAATTTACAGGTTAGGGGAAGAAAATTGCCTGGTTATCACGCCATTGATTTGGGGAGAGGTTTAAATTCTACAGTAGACACTTCCAATTTGAGAAGTCCCAAGTTGCCTGGGAAAAATAAGGGTGATTCGGGAAACAGATACTTGGGCGGCCTGTTCTACAGGGATGAG CTTGACATGCCGGTGCTAGGTGCTAGTCATTGGCTTGTTCCTGCAGTAATTGCAGTAACTG GTATTCTGttatttttgggcttttggcgAATTCGACAGAAGCGACGTCGAAGAAGGAAAGGATCTGGCTCTGGTCGGTTTGCGAATCTGTAG
- the LOC132165803 gene encoding subtilisin-like protease SBT6.1 isoform X2, which translates to MITRQTSSSSFTFTFLSLSFLVLFISLFLLRFRPTPLASQTLTLNPSLPNSTLPRPQAPRNYYIVRFLQYRLAEEHRAYLESGVRSDGWEWIERKNPAAKYPTDFGLVSIQELAIERVVGEIGKLGLVKDVNLDLSYRRDLLGEENRARARVGAFVDGKKRPGKIFTAMSFSEGEGEYHSAISNASVKLGRQLLMQRSQVTSLFGAEVLWSKGYTGAKVKMAIFDTGIRANHPHFRNIKERTNWTNEDTLNDNLGHGTFVAGVIAGGDAECLGFAPDTEIYAFRVFTDAQVWEITANNIIMVSAIGNDGPLYGTLNNPADQSDVIGVGGIDYSDHIASFSSRGMSTWEIPHGYGRVKPDVVAYGRESMGSKISTGCKSLSGTSVASPVVAGVVCLLVSIIPESSRKDILNPASMKQALVEGAAKLSGPNMYEQGAGRVDLLESFEILKNYQPRASIFPGVLDYTDCPYSWPFCRQPLYAGAMPVIFNATILNGMGVIGYVESPPTWHPSDDEGNLLSIHFTYSEVIWPWTGYLALHMQIKDEGFQFSGEIEGNVTLQVYSPPAQGEKGHRISTCVLQLKLKVIPTPARSKRILWDQFHSIKYPPGYIPRDSLDVRNDILDWHGDHLHTNFHIMFNMLRDAGYYVETLGSPLTCFDARQYGTLLLVDLEDEYFEEEIEKLRDDVISSGLGLAVFAEWYNVDTMVKMRFFDDNTRSWWTPVTGGANIPALNDLLAPFGIAFGDKILNGDFSIDGEQSRYASGTDIVRFPEGGFVHSFPFLDSSESGATQNLLLTSGMTKADSPILGLLDVGKGRIAVYGDSNCLDSSHMVTNCYWLLRKILEYTSGSIRDPMLFSNSVKQYTSLYVEDNQLPSRRTDVNFSTYSAVIGKELICRSDSKYEIWGTKGYNLQVRGRKLPGYHAIDLGRGLNSTVDTSNLRSPKLPGKNKGDSGNRYLGGLFYRDELDMPVLGASHWLVPAVIAVTGILLFLGFWRIRQKRRRRRKGSGSGRFANL; encoded by the exons ATGATCACCCGCCaaacctcctcctcctcctttacCTTCACGTTCCTATCACTCTCTTTCCTCGTCCTCTTCATTTCCCTCTTTCTCCTCCGTTTCAGACCCACTCCTCTCGCATctcaaaccctaaccctaaatcCCTCACTACCCAATTCGACTCTGCCTCGACCCCAAGCCCCTCGCAACTACTACATCGTCCGGTTCCTCCAGTACAGGCTTGCGGAGGAGCACCGGGCTTATCTGGAATCGGGGGTTCGATCCGACGGCTGGGAATGGATCGAGCGGAAGAACCCGGCAGCCAAGTACCCGACCGATTTTGGGTTGGTGTCGATCCAGGAGTTGGCGATAGAGAGGGTGGTAGGGGAGATTGGGAAGCTGGGTCTGGTGAAGGATGTGAATTTGGATTTAAGCTACAGGAGGGATTTGCTTGGGGAGGAGAACAGGGCTAGGGCTAGGGTTGGGGCTTTTGTGGACGGGAAGAAGCGTCCGGGGAAGATTTTCACGGCGATGTCATTTAGCGAGGGCGAGGGCGAGTATCACTCCGCAATTAGTAATGCTTCGGTTAAATTGGGACGCCAGCTCTTGATGCAg AGATCTCAAGTTACTTCCTTGTTTGGAGCGGAAGTTCTTTGGTCAAAAGGGTATACTGGTGCAAAAGTCAAGATGGCCATATTTGACACTGGCATTCGAGCTAATCACCCACATTTTCGTAATATCAAG GAGCGTACAAACTGGACAAATGAGGATACGCTAAATGACAATCTTGGACATGGGACATTTGTTGCTGGTGTTATTGCTGGTGGAGATGCAGAGTGTCTTGGTTTTGCTCCAGATACCGAGATTTATGCTTTTCGCGTATTTACTGATGCACAG GTTTGGGAAATAACAGCAAATAACATTATTATGGTTTCGGCAATTGGAAATGATGGACCACTTTATGGCACTTTAAACAATCCAGCAGACCAAAGTGATGTCATTGGTGTTGGTGGCATTGACTACAGTGACCACATAGCCTCATTTTCTTCACGTGGCATGAGTACTTGGGAGATTCCTCATGG TTATGGTCGTGTGAAGCCAGATGTTGTTGCATATGGACGAGAAAGTATGGGTTCCAAAATCAGTACTGGTTGTAAAAGTTTATCAGGCACTAGTGTGGCAAGTCCTGTGGTTGCTGGTGTTGTATGCTTGCTTGTTAGCATCATCCCTGAAAGCAGTCGGAAAGATATTTTAAATCCGGCAAGCATGAAACAAGCATTGGTTGAGGGAGCTGCGAAGCTTTCAGGTCCCAATATGTATGAGCAGGGTGCTGGCAGAGTTGATCT GTTAGAATCATTCGAAATCCTTAAGAACTACCAACCGCGGGCAAGCATCTTTCCTGGTGTTCTGGATTATACAGATTGCCCTTATTCCTGGCCTTTTTGTCGCCAACCACTTTATGCAGGTGCCATGCCTGTTATCTTTAATGCCACTATTCTGAATGGGATGGGTGTAATTGGCTATGTTGAAAGCCCACCAACATGGCATCCTTCCGATGATGAAGGGAATCTTTTAAGCATTCACTTTACTTATTCGGAGGTCATTTGGCCTTGGACTGGTTATTTAGCGCTGCACATGCAAATTAAGGACGAAGGCTTCCAGTTTTCTGGAGAGATTGAAGGCAATGTCACTCTTCAGGTGTACAGTCCTCCAGCTCAAGGAGAGAAGGGTCATCGGATTAGCACATGTGTGCTTCAGTTGAAGTTAAAAGTGATTCCAACTCCAGCAAGATCAAAACGTATTTTGTGGGACCAGTTCCACAGTATTAAGTATCCTCCTGGTTATATTCCAAGAGACTCTCTGGATGTTCGTAATGACATTCTTGACTGGCATGGAGATCACCTGCATACAAATTTTCATATTATGTTCAACATGTTACGAGATGCTGGATACTATGTTGAAACTCTTGGTTCTCCTCTTACATGCTTTGATGCTCGCCAGTACGGAACACTTCTGCTGGTAGATCTTGAAGATGAGTACTTTGAGGAGGAGATTGAAAAACTGAGGGATGATGTTATTAGCAGCGGATTGGGGCTGGCTGTATTTGCTGAGTGGTATAATGTTGACACAATGgttaaaatgagattttttgaTGATAACACACGCAGCTGGTGGACTCCAGTTACTGGAGGCGCAAATATTCCAGCGCTGAATGATCTTTTGGCCCCATTTGGGATTGCTTTTGGAGATAAGATTCTAAATGGTGATTTTTCTATTGACGGTGAGCAGAGTCGATATGCATCTGGAACAGATATCGTGAGGTTTCCTGAAGGTGGTTTTGTGCATAGCTTCCCTTTCCTGGATAGCTCAGAGAGTGGTGCCACTCAAAATTTATTGTTGACTTCTGGCATGACTAAG GCGGACTCTCCCATTCTTGGTCTTTTGGATGTGGGCAAAGGTCGCATTGCAGTATATGGAGACTCCAATTGTTTGGACAGCAGCCATATGGTTACCAACTGTTATTGGCTTTTGAGGAAAATTTTAGAGTACACTAGTGGGAGCATTAGAGATCCGATGCTTTTCTCCAATTCAGTTAAACAATACACATCCTTGTATGTAGAAGACAACCAATTACCTTCTCGCAGAACTGATGTAAATTTCTCTACATATTCTGCTGTAATAGGAAAGGAATTGATCTGTAGGAGTGactccaaatatgaaatatggGGGACTAAGGGATACAATTTACAGGTTAGGGGAAGAAAATTGCCTGGTTATCACGCCATTGATTTGGGGAGAGGTTTAAATTCTACAGTAGACACTTCCAATTTGAGAAGTCCCAAGTTGCCTGGGAAAAATAAGGGTGATTCGGGAAACAGATACTTGGGCGGCCTGTTCTACAGGGATGAG CTTGACATGCCGGTGCTAGGTGCTAGTCATTGGCTTGTTCCTGCAGTAATTGCAGTAACTG GTATTCTGttatttttgggcttttggcgAATTCGACAGAAGCGACGTCGAAGAAGGAAAGGATCTGGCTCTGGTCGGTTTGCGAATCTGTAG
- the LOC132166285 gene encoding ras-related protein Rab7-like isoform X3, whose amino-acid sequence MASRRRMLLKVIILGDSGVGKTSLMNQYVNRKFSTQYKATIGADFLTKEVQYEDRQFTLQIWDTAGQERFQSLGVAFYRGADCCVLVYDVNVMKSFDDLNNWREEFLIQVSEKKAKAWCASKGNIPYFETSAKEGFNVEAAFQCIAKNALKNEPEEEIYLPDTIDVVGRQQLRSSGCEC is encoded by the exons ATGGCTTCTAGGAGGCGTATGCTTCTCAAGGTCATAATCCTCGGTGACAGCGG GGTTGGGAAGACTTCTCTGATGAATCA ATATGTGAATCGCAAGTTCAGTACTCAATACAAAGCAACCATTGGAGCAGATTTCTTGACAAAAGAAGTGCAGTATGAGGATAGGCAATTTACATTGCAG ATATGGGATACGGCTGGGCAGGAAAGGTTTCAAAGCCTTGGTGTGGCTTTTTACCGTGGAGCAGACTGTTGTGTTCTAGTCTATGATGTGAATGTCATGAAATCATTTGATGATCTCAACAACTGGAGGGAGGAGTTTCTAATTCAG GTATCTGAGAAGAAGGCAAAGGCATGGTGTGCCTCTAAAGGAAATATTCCTTACTTTGAAACTTCTGCAAAAGAAGGTTTCAATGTAGAAGCTGCTTTCCAGTGTATAGCCAAAAATGCTCTCAAAAATGAACCTGAAGAAGAAAT TTACCTCCCTGACACCATTGACGTGGTGGGTCGACAGCAACTAAGATCTTCGGGTTGTGAATGCTAG
- the LOC132166285 gene encoding ras-related protein Rab7-like isoform X1: MASRRRMLLKVIILGDSGVGKTSLMNQYVNRKFSTQYKATIGADFLTKEVQYEDRQFTLQIWDTAGQERFQSLGVAFYRGADCCVLVYDVNVMKSFDDLNNWREEFLIQARPSDPENFPFVVLGNKIDIDGGNSRVVSEKKAKAWCASKGNIPYFETSAKEGFNVEAAFQCIAKNALKNEPEEEIYLPDTIDVVGRQQLRSSGCEC; encoded by the exons ATGGCTTCTAGGAGGCGTATGCTTCTCAAGGTCATAATCCTCGGTGACAGCGG GGTTGGGAAGACTTCTCTGATGAATCA ATATGTGAATCGCAAGTTCAGTACTCAATACAAAGCAACCATTGGAGCAGATTTCTTGACAAAAGAAGTGCAGTATGAGGATAGGCAATTTACATTGCAG ATATGGGATACGGCTGGGCAGGAAAGGTTTCAAAGCCTTGGTGTGGCTTTTTACCGTGGAGCAGACTGTTGTGTTCTAGTCTATGATGTGAATGTCATGAAATCATTTGATGATCTCAACAACTGGAGGGAGGAGTTTCTAATTCAG GCCAGGCCTTCTGATCCAGAAAATTTTCCGTTTGTTGTATTGGGGAACAAGATAGATATTGATGGTGGCAATAGTCGGGTG GTATCTGAGAAGAAGGCAAAGGCATGGTGTGCCTCTAAAGGAAATATTCCTTACTTTGAAACTTCTGCAAAAGAAGGTTTCAATGTAGAAGCTGCTTTCCAGTGTATAGCCAAAAATGCTCTCAAAAATGAACCTGAAGAAGAAAT TTACCTCCCTGACACCATTGACGTGGTGGGTCGACAGCAACTAAGATCTTCGGGTTGTGAATGCTAG
- the LOC132166285 gene encoding ras-related protein Rab7-like isoform X2: protein MNFGRVGKTSLMNQYVNRKFSTQYKATIGADFLTKEVQYEDRQFTLQIWDTAGQERFQSLGVAFYRGADCCVLVYDVNVMKSFDDLNNWREEFLIQARPSDPENFPFVVLGNKIDIDGGNSRVVSEKKAKAWCASKGNIPYFETSAKEGFNVEAAFQCIAKNALKNEPEEEIYLPDTIDVVGRQQLRSSGCEC from the exons ATGAACTTTGGCAGGGTTGGGAAGACTTCTCTGATGAATCA ATATGTGAATCGCAAGTTCAGTACTCAATACAAAGCAACCATTGGAGCAGATTTCTTGACAAAAGAAGTGCAGTATGAGGATAGGCAATTTACATTGCAG ATATGGGATACGGCTGGGCAGGAAAGGTTTCAAAGCCTTGGTGTGGCTTTTTACCGTGGAGCAGACTGTTGTGTTCTAGTCTATGATGTGAATGTCATGAAATCATTTGATGATCTCAACAACTGGAGGGAGGAGTTTCTAATTCAG GCCAGGCCTTCTGATCCAGAAAATTTTCCGTTTGTTGTATTGGGGAACAAGATAGATATTGATGGTGGCAATAGTCGGGTG GTATCTGAGAAGAAGGCAAAGGCATGGTGTGCCTCTAAAGGAAATATTCCTTACTTTGAAACTTCTGCAAAAGAAGGTTTCAATGTAGAAGCTGCTTTCCAGTGTATAGCCAAAAATGCTCTCAAAAATGAACCTGAAGAAGAAAT TTACCTCCCTGACACCATTGACGTGGTGGGTCGACAGCAACTAAGATCTTCGGGTTGTGAATGCTAG